The stretch of DNA cgTTTTTATTTAAGCGAATCGGATGAATCAATCGAATCGATGACAAAATCACATAAATATATAGCATATCAACCATATCAATCTATAATGTTATTTACAGACAACCGGTGCAGGCACGTGATACTAAAGGATTCACCGGTGTAGGCAAGCGATGTAGACAAGGGGGGATCGCAGATGCAACATCATATTTatatacctttttttttaatttttaaaattaaaattaaattgatagacatatttattgaatttttaaaatttaaattaaaataataagttttATAAATATCGTAAttaaatttgttcatttttttaaatttaagattaaatagATAGAATATATGTTAtgatttaggattaaattaatcataataatcacgtgaactaaataatttaaatatcaaatttatctcAAGACTTGAACTAAAAGTAATGGAAAATGTTGTCCTTGTCCTTTTTCAATCTTACTTTCCCTGTATTTTTATATCCCCTCTATACTCAATTTTGAAATCTCGagtatttctttattttctatgaCTTAACCTTACCTACTGCCTTATTTAAATTAGATATATCACAGGTATAGTTAAATTAGTAAAGAAGACTAAGATAgcaaaactaatatatatatattggcatGTAACAAAACAAAACGGTTTGCAAGAAATTTAGTTGAAAAGAtcataaattgaaatctttttctgCACAATTTAATATTGTAATTGGCCTCAATTAAATATCAGAATTTACCACAGGACTTCAGGCACAACAAACTGAacatttaattaatgttttagcAGAAATAATTTGAGAAAGTTACAAGATACAATTGTATTGTATTGCAGTGTAGTGTGGGATGGTCAATTCATAAGACCTCCTTCTCAAGTTTCAACACTGCCATGAAGGCTTCTTGTGGTACATCTACTTTACCTATTGCCTTCATTCTTTTCTTCCCTTCAGCCTGTTATGTTAACAAAGGAAATTGGTTTTTTCAGAGGCAAAATAAATAAGATTTTGGAGAGATTCATGTTTTGTTGATGCAGTGCCAATGATGTTATTCTGCTTTACTTTTGAGTCTCGTATCATATTAGGTGTTTGTTTTAAGactttcaatattttttaatagaTTCAATCGGTTACTGTAGGAGTACTTAACTCTAAATATCCACATGTAACTTCTTTTGAAGTAGTAGATGTCAGTTTAGAAGTGTTTCCAGAAGCAATTATACCTTTTTTTTCCAATTATTCGAAGCAACCTAGCTCATAGTGTAATGCTTTTGGGACCTTAACAACATCAAGTGAtaatgtttcaaagtgttttagGATGCACATTCATGTGATTACATGGCTTGAGATTAAAGCTATGGAATCACTCCTTTATATTTGGTAATTTATTTCTAAACTCTTCACTTTGCGTTTAATCTCAAGCATCTAAAATTTCAATCTTTATCAGGGTTTGTCTCTGCCAAACGGGTAAACCATTTATATAACTTTGTTAATGAATACAAACTACTCTCTAACATTCACCCTATAACTTCAGGTAAGTTAAAGTGGTTCTTGATAAGGTAACATAGTTGCCAACAATTGCAACTTTGGGTTTGTTGTAGAAAGGTTTGTTAATGGATACTATTTCTTGACATGCACCTAATAGTTAAAACTTTTAGGTTGGAGTGACTATTTACACTCTTAACTGGTTACATACCAAAGTAACCCTCAACAAGAGTGTTTGAAGCATCAATATCCAAATCTACCACTTCTGACTTAATGTTGAACTGTAATGAATCACTTAGTTTAGAGCATTGAAGAATATCACTGTCCAAATCCGCCTCACTTATTGTTATGAAGCTTGATTAGTTTCGCCTGAACATTGTCAAGGTACAGTTGTACGATTTTACTATTCTAGATGAAGCAATTGACTAGCCAGATCTTGTCTATCAGTTCAAAAGAGCTAACAGGATGACTATGTAACATGATTGTGAGAAGCTCCTAAATGTTCTTGCTATCTTCTTCTCTATGGATGAAAATGTCTGTCAAGCACTTATAGTTAATCATTATTTTGTAACAGTTCATTATAATGAAATTCATCTTGATATGATAAAGAGCTAACAGGATGACTACGTAACTAGCAATAAGCATGCTTTCACTACTGCAACCCAACACAAATATTTTTGGTTTGAGGGCAAACCAAGATAAGAAACCATATCACGGTCCGATTCTcagaagcaaaaagaaaaaaacagtaCCTGTTTCTTGAGGAGTTTCTTTTTTCTTGAGATATCCCCACCTATGAAGTTAAACAAAATCTTGTCATCGTGCAATAAAAAGACACTAATGAATCATTAGAATAAAATTGGGGAAAAACTAACTCAAAACTATGTATTTCTTAGAAATAtgtacagatatgtatacatgaaGCATTGAATCATATAAGGAAAGAATATCTGTAATTAGATACTCTAAAAATCAGCTATAATCCCTTAAGATTAGCTATTCAATGCTGTCAAATAAATCAAAGATTCTCAACAATTGGAACTGAGGTAAATCTGAAGCCTAACTATAATTAGAATTCAGAACaattatgttgtaaagaattttttaacaataaatcCATTATTATCCAAAGTCTCCTTCTTCCAACATCTATGATAATTGTAATCAAacatatcaatcaaaatttatgtagATGAACATATactacattattaatatataaagattCCCAACGCCCTTAAGGACTCCTATCCTCATCGCTTCAAATTAAGGCAATTGACAAACCAAAAAACCCCACTCATCCCCACATCCAAGTCCAAGTTTAAGACTGTTGGAAAGAGTGTCTACAATAAGTGAAGAGGGAAATGCTTCACATAGAAAAATCCATTCCAAAATAGACTTACCGTAACATTTGGCCAAAACATCCTTTCTAATTGCTGATAAAGATTCACTAGCAATTACTTTTGAACCTATGCATGCCTGAAATGAGTATGCAGCACATAAATTGGAATTGAGTTAGCATCAATCTAATGATgggtgaaaaaataaaaatacttcaGTCAAAATGAAAAACATTCCCAAAGGGCAAAGGTTTTCTTCTTTTCCCATTCCTTTTCTTGTTTCCAATAGTAGATAATGAGAGTTAACAGAAGATGACATTTCTTAACCACAATGTATGATAATAAATAGTAGATACTGGACAACACAAGCACCTCAAAGATATATTTAAACACAATATATGACTAAAACAGAAGAAAAACTCCATAGTAACCTTGCATGAATACATTATATTTGCTTCTGCAGCTGTTTAGTTCAATGTTATTAGTGCATGATCAACAGTGTTAATCAAAAACAGTGTTCTTTGTTGTTTCGTCTTAGGATACTGGCGGAGAAGAGCACTGCTGGTTTTGAATGAATTCTTAGTTTCAATGTCCAAGGATCAATCCTTGCACCCTCAAATAGAAAATAGAAGAGTTGAATAGATcacattaaattatttcaaacttTGTTTCAAAAAGGTAAATGACTCAACCCTACTTAGTAGTTGAATGAAAAGATCAGTCTGATTTACCCTTTGTTTCAAAGCGACTTCAAAAAGAAACTCACCAGCATTAACAGAAGAAGTTTAATAATGACAGCAAAACTGTTATGGTAGTATAAATATATTAAACGGTTATAATTTTTAGAGTGTTAAATACTGAACCACATTATTTCATCCAATGGAATCAAATTCACAGATAAATGTAACAATAAAGCAGCTTCCACGCTTTATGTAGTCTTTAAATGATAATATATACCAGACTTAAAAAGAATtggttaaaatgaaaataaatcatcatATGGGGATACATTCAATAATATTTCAAGTGTGCACATCTTACTTGAATTGGTACTTTAAACATTTGTCTAGGTATAAGCTCCTTCAGCTTTTGAGTCAAAGCCCTCCCAACAGAATATGCCTACAAAATGTTAGCTGATATTTAATTAAACTGCTTATtcaacatacaaaatatgaaattcataGAAAGTTGCCGAAATTCAGATAGGAGTCACACTATTTTAATATCACAACTGTTAAAACCAGAAATTAAGAATGCAAGCAAACACATATCAATACTAGCAAAACATTCTCAACTAATAACATACTAAAGCATTATACAAATTAGGTTGGAAGAAAATTCAAGAAAACAATCTGGACCATGGTTGTTAATATGCTTTTAGCCTGTAAGATTTGAATGACAGTTTTAGACAAAGACCAGACCAATAGAAATGTATAACAACATTGACACATTAAGTTTTACTTAGGTTAGCAatttacttgtataatttatttgtattcaCAAAATGCTCATTATTACTTACATTACAATCTCACCTGATATACATATATTGAGACACTCCTGAATTACTCTAGACTCAGATAGGCTGTATGAACACCAGAGGCTGAAAATATATGGGGTAAATTCTATACAACTCCTATTTCAACCATTCCCACATAGCACCTTatgattttttcttttccaattagAACCTTGTAGTTAAGTTTCAGTTACATAGAGGATTAGCTAGCCaattttatctaataaaattatgaaaagaaCCTTAATGTGAATAGATGACTTTTGAGTTGagggtatttttataatttagctgATAAATTTAGCGGCATAACTCCCTGAGTTTATAGAATTTAAATACAGGATGATAATTAtaaccaaaaggaaaaaaaaaagaaccacaTGGTGCCACGAGGTAAAAGTTGAAACCACAGACATAAATGGAATATAACCTTTTACTCAAAGAATACCAGTAAATATTTGtaacaattcaaataaaaaaagaggAGCACTAGACAGCTTGCCCTAGGGCTCTGATTGTAACTGGTTGGGGCTTTTGCAGGTTATGGATCATGtcaatttcaagcttttatggttTGGATTCTTTTGGATTTGAACTTCTAGGCTCAGTTTTTCCAGATTTGGGCTTTTCACTTTTTAAGTCAAACTCAAATCGGATCAGAATCTATCTTGGATGAGCTTTCGGGCTTGGGCCTACTTTGCCAACCCTACCTAAATCTCTAAAAGATGTATACCTACTACCATTGACAAATAGGTTGTCATTTGTCTGTTGGTCCTCACATGTGATTGCCATTATGCATGTCCTTTATGATTTGGTTTTTTGAAAGATGTCCTTTATGATTTTTATACATGCTATAAGGACTCCTTTCTCCAAGAGTTACCAAATTACCTTCTAAGGACTCCATTCTAGGCTTTTCTAAGTTCAATGAACACCATTTATGGATCCTTCTATTTACCACTAAGGTTCCCTATGAAGCCCTGCAACTGATAAGTAGCTTTCACGACTGACATTCTTGGTGTAACAATCTACAACATGCTAATCTGATGCCTTAATCTTTAGATAGCCACTCTTACCAGCAACTTTATAATGCAACTCTTCAATATTGAAACCTCTTAAGCTGAAATTCTTTTATGTCCATTTTATTCTTGCATTGATGCACCAAAGTGCTTTTTGTGAGCTCATCCAGCCTTCTAGTAGTTCTCAAAAGTATATGTCTTACTGAAACAAATTCGCTAGCCAGGCTTTCCTTCTTCCCACATCATGTGCACACTTTTcaactttcatatttttcattgcaCCCATAATCTCAATACCTTCTATggacttttttccttttttttttgggttcTGGTTTCAGTCCTTAGAGCAATTTCTTTTTAAGTAGTGTTTGAAAAGTCACCTAGTAATTGGATTTGGGTGTAATGCTTGTAATTACACAAGTTATAAAAAAACAATAcacttattcataaaaaaagttatagtttttttatcataacttatttattaaaataaacttttaaaagtaatggcaaaaattatattatttataagaagtatTATGAAACCTTTGGACAATttataaagtattttttttataaaggttaactattataaatttcatattattttgacttaatttacatattataaaaagggaTATAACATAGTATAAAtctttctccaaattaagtttttataattaaagctacaaaCTATTTGAACTGTGAAACTAAATATTATAAGGCTGATGctaattatgtaaaataaaaagGTTTCATTACACCATATCATGGGGTATGATACCAGTTGAAAGAATAGTGTCAGACACAAGCACCATAAACAACTCGCGAACTCTTTAATTTGACACATTCAAGTCTTTCAAATGTGGTTGAAAAATGTGGATCGTACTAACATGTTGcatattttataacttcaatCATAGGTGGAATTGAATGATCCATGTACTACGAAATGTACATGCAAGAATGAGATCTTGATAATCTTAATGATGCAGATTCAATTTCAAATGATGATAAACTCAGTCAAGGACTAACAGATGATGAAAAGAATTTAGAagcatatgttaaataataaagaTGGAATAAACCAACAAATATGcactagaacaattagataaaattgcatatgatgtttatttttcttgctatttttattagtaatcgtaGTATCTACTTTTTTAGACTAACatataatgatttgattttaattttttttacttgtttagaaattatttttatcatactaataatttttatagtaattaatattttttaaaaatataatttatgtagTTGTGTAATTACAAATTGTACTACCAAACATGACATAGAGAATTAGAATGTAATTACACTCTATTAGCCAAACACGTCTAAGTTATTATAATTCTTTGTAATTACAAGAGAGTGTAATTACTACCCTAGTAATTACACTTTCATTCAATTAGAATAACTATGCTTCTTATTTAATAGGTAACCATTTTTTTATTCATCCTAAACCTCTTCAGCCACACTAATCACATCCTACCTATCTTTAGCATTCCCATCAACCAACCAATTACCTTGTTCAAACAAGGTAATCTAGGGCAATCTTTTTGCCACATTTAAAACCCCACCATCAATGCTAGCACATCAACCTTTCTTCCATCACATTCGCAATCCATACAAGCTATCTACTCCCTTTCCAGtaagaaaaaatatatactttCCTACTTGATAACTCCTACAAGAAGTGGTTATCAAGAGAGAAAGGATTAAGTCAAACAAAAAAAGTCGCATAGGGTGTCTTTTAGTTGATCAAGAAGTCATTTCCTTCTATGGAAATCTTATTggaactaaaatttttgaaaaaaaaatgtgttgacTCAATTTATAAGAAATTTGCACTTATTTCAAACGACAGAATCCCACCAAGAATGACAGAATTTAAACATAAGAAAAGGTTATTTCTCCTAAGAGTTAAAACATAATGAAAGATGAGCCTTACCTTATCCCTGTGCACGATAGTGGACAATGGTTCCACGGGCTCACCATTAATCTGAATGTCAAGCTTTATCAATTCGCTTTCCTTATACCTGGTAATGAAAGAAGAAATGATTACACGATTGTGACAATGGTGCAAACACAACTTTGAAATACTtgatttcccaaaataaatatttctatttaattgtAAGAGCTCAATAACTTTCCAACATCAACGCATAATCatgaaatgttttcttttaataGTGTTAAGCAATTAAATTTCAAGACAAAACATCATttcaaattattactatttaatgCGAAATAGTTGAGAGATGAAAAGATACAATGGGGGAAATGTAAACCTagggaaaaaagaagaataattaggcaaaatgaattgaatatttgaaaaatatgtcAAGTCTCTGAGAAACAAAAGTAGTATGGAGTTAACTCAAAAGTCATTGTTTCTTGCAAAATGACAAAGTATAAAGATAAAAGCCTCTGCAATAAATTATAGAGATAAAATGTAAAGGATACCAATTCACAAAGCTGAATTCCCAGATTCTCCCTTATTATGTATCTtacattttatttcttattcAAGATAAGTCTCTGTGATATAGAATAAAAACACACTAGATAAACTTCTCAAGTGTTTACTACCAGTGAGACAAGGAAAGCAGTTTATTACCCTAGAAATAAGAATATAACAGCTACTCTTGCAAGAACTCACCCAATGAAAGTATATTCCATGCTAGCATAGCCCTTACTTCTGGACTTCAATTGGTCGAAAAAGTCACCTACCATCTGTGAAATGAACATAGAGTGAGTGAAAGAATAATGGAAAATTATACATAAAAGTGGTTGATGCCATCTATAAAGAGATCTTTGGCTGAATATAAAGCAGGAAGATTTCACCTCTGCAAGGGGTAACTCATATATGATGGATGCTCTATTCTCAGTGATATATTTCATCTCTTTGAACTCTCCTCTTCTGTCTTGAGCCAATTCCATCAGAGAACCAATATAGTCCTTCGGTGTAAGCATCTCAATCTGTAAATGTCAAATGATAAAGAATAGCATATGAGATTGCAAGTTAGACAGtctcatttaaaataattaagtaataaataactCAAGATAAATGAAATAACCTTAACAACTGGCTCCTCAATTGACCTTCGTTGTCCAGGTTCAGGAAGCAAAGATGGATTTGAGCACTCAACCTTCAGTAATATTCATATTTGAAAAGCATCAAGTATGAGATGAAACATGCTATAATTAAACAAGTTTCTTGCACAGGAAAAACCAACTTATCAATCAGAAATAACAAATATAAGCCTTCCATTAGCggaatatgaacaataaatactTCTCCATCACCAAATACTGTGAAAATCATCTAGAAACACAGTGATATTCAATCAACTTGTTGCCAACAGAAAAATGATGCCACTGGTACTAGaaacaataattcaaataaagTTAACAAGCATCTAGAGGCTACAAGCTTGCCCAAGAGAATAGGACCATTATGCTGGCTAAGGACAAAGAAATCCATGATGAAAGAAATTGACAAGAAACTGAAACGCCActaattttacttttttctaTTCTTCCTTTGATAGTGGGATCAGAGTTTTGTGGTTAGAAAGACAGCATAGCTACTTCAGGATGAAACCAAAGAATCCTACTAAACTAGCTTCCTTGTACAGTTTTAGCATGAACTAAGGAAACAACATAGAAAATTTGGTACCTCTAGAAATCAAATGATAAAGAACAATTTTTCTACATAGGAAACATTAAGGGAATCTTTCAAGTTTTGTAGCATGTTAAATTACCAGGAGTAATAATTTCCTAAGTGCATCTGAGAAAAATGTCCATATTGTCCATAAAACACACAAATCTTTTCCATTAAAAATTTCAATCTATTTATTCAAAAGTTCCATGCAGGCATAGTCAGATTCAAATACTCACAGTCATCCGTTTTCTGTTAGGAGAATGGGGTGCATGCACACACACATAGAGCATCTTCAGAAATTATAAGATATTAGGTTTCATCTCAATACTTGCCCAAATAttgtcattttttttttcatggagAGAAATCATTCCGTTCAATGCAAAACAACATGGATGAAGTATTCCATACAAAGGGAAATCAGCATGACAATGCAAATTGGTTATaactgttttctcaaaattcctgAGTTTCTTTTTGACGCAAAGGCATAATCAGCTATAACACAGCGTCAGCTTCTTGGAAACATTCTTGAAATATGATATAAATAAAAAGTGTTATCGGGTTGAGGAGAAATTACTGTTTCATTATCTACACAGTTCACTCTGTACACGACACTAGGAGCAGTGGTTATAAGGCTCAGATTGTACTCCCTTTCAAGTCTTtcctgtaaaaaaaaaatttgttagagCCAACACTGAATTCAAAAATTCTCCAGAATTTGAACTTGTAGTAAGAAGCAACAGCAAGAcgcgtttatatatatataagagaacTTCAGGGGCAAAAGAGTCATGCCTGAACAATTTCCATGTGGAGAAGACCCAAGAAGCCACATCTAAAGCCAAAACCCATAGCACTTGAGGTCTCAGGCTCAAACTATAAATATAAGACCAAAAGAATAAGAAACAGATATTATCACACTGAAGTAATTCATCAGAAAAACTATCAATACTAACATATATGGTAAGATTGATGTAGTTTGCAACTAAATCAgatgaagaaataaaaaattgataattaaagtTATGCTTTGCAacaaatattttttacaattcaattattcatattttaataataaattcaagTTATTACAGGTTTTATGATTGAGTCGATCTCAATAACATGGATCATTTTGGGCTTAGTCATTTTGACCTTGGCTGTTTAGGGATCAAGCCACATGAGTTTGGGTTGTTCAGGTTTTAGTCTTCGACACTTTCGTCAAATCAAGTTTCAGATTTTTTTCAGTCTGGTTTATGGGCTCAGACTCATTTTATCAATCCTAGCAGTGTGGTATGAAGAATATACGTTATTTTAAGTGGAAACATATGCCTCTCTGACCATGCAATAAAGGCAGTGGAAGTGTACCAAAAACAAATTCTAGACAGCTACAGAGCAatcttgttttcaaaataacaatgATTTCGATAACCTACTTCCGTTTGAAGCAAAAAAACATAAATGCATTAAGCATTAAAAAATAACAAGAGTTTGTTAGATATTATGTTTAGTTATATAAATTACCTTCAATGCAGCATCATTCAGTTGCAATTTTTCCAAAGCATCACGCAACTCAGGAAACCTGCCAGCAATACGTTACATAAAAATGAATAATGCCACAGACAGGCACTTGCAATGAGCTTTTGAAATTCAAGATAAAGGAAAACTGAATGTACTGGTCTGCATCAACAGGAAATAGACCACAAAAGACCATTGGAGTGGCTTCCTCATATCCGGGCAATGAACTTTCTGCTTTCCTATCATAGTGAGTAATAGTGTCACCCACTCTAGCATCTGCAACGGACCTTATTGATGCCGAAAGGTATCCTACCTAAAAgcattcaaataatataaaaggTTGAACACAGAAAGAAAGAGAATTGGGGGAAAAGTTCAATTAAGATAGAGAAGACACAAATGTGTCAACATTGTTCAGCTTAAGTGGTCATATCATACATCATTTGCGTGAGTAGCCTTATATTCATGTGGCACTTCTCAAGATACTCCAAATATGTTTTAGGTAGACTGCTTTAATTCGGTATGAGGaccctattttatttttcaatttgtatTCTTTACACATTTTCATAGATCAGATATGCTCAACACATGCTTTGAAGGTGTTCTATAGCCTATCAATGAGAGGGTTTGGGAAGATGTTATTTCCCAAATTACATGAGTTAAGGAAAAACTTATTACTtccttattatttataaatattagtacAAGTTTACTTGAAAGTGAATGCAGTGAAAAATAGTTCTTATTATTGTTCTTATGATAaataggcaatccattcaaaatgATATCACAGGCTCGTCAACaaatgaaatagaaaagaaaaaaatgaccCCAAATGCCTAAGTAGTTAGATTCAAAAGTgtgaagaaacaaaaaaaaaagctttgCCTAGAAAACTGTAAAGGGAGATATTAGCTAGATCAAAGACTGCTGGCatgaaatttatttcttttattaatttattttttgttataaaagtAAAGTTGGAGGTGTGCCACAAACACAAGTTAACAAAATGTGTTCTTGAACTCAACCCAGTAAGAGCAGCCTGAAACTAACCTAATTGAATATAAAAGTCGACAACTTGAACACAAATGTCCCAAACAAAAATGATCCGAACCCTAAATGACCCAAACCAAACTGATGACTCCTCATCTTAGGTCCATTGTAGGCCTTATTTAGCTTGTTTCTAAGTTGTTTTTGTATGTTTTAGAGtcattttagcttattttactttttttaatttgcatttttatttgaACTTTTTAGTGTTTGTTATACATATTTTTCGTGCTTTGATAATGttcttatttacttttatttgaaTAGGACTTTTACAAAGTTTTCTTGAAGGTTTTAAGGAATTTGAATGAGAAAAGTTGATGCAGAAAAAGCGGAGCGATTGTGGCACCAGAAGTTAGAGCCATGGCACTGCAACAGCTTACTGATTATTGAAATGCTGCATTTTGCACGAAGGTTTTAGgtcttttcccatccatttcatGCTTTTATCAAAGTAATCACTTTGTAAACTAGAAAGAAGCTACCGTACAAAATTTTTAGGCTTTAGAACATTTCTTAGTTTTAGGTTGAGATTTTAGTTCAATTTTTCAGCTATTTGGCTTTTGTAATCAATTTCGAAGGATTTTTGTTAGGGGATGCTACCAAAATTCTTGATTCCAATAAAAATGGATCTTCAGTTGTTCTTCATTTCAAATAAGATTTCTCTTA from Gossypium hirsutum isolate 1008001.06 chromosome D04, Gossypium_hirsutum_v2.1, whole genome shotgun sequence encodes:
- the LOC107959688 gene encoding translation factor GUF1 homolog, chloroplastic — translated: MAKELCSGVTALLSINTWQGQQHHHHWARSQLSPLPISATHRLTKHSRFRVVCQSVETQAKTEIYDPEFGAKVGQDRLLKVPVSNIRNFCIIAHIDHGKSTLADKLLQMTGTVQKREMKEQFLDNMDLERERGITIKLQASRMRYMFENEPYCLNLIDTPGHVDFSYEVSRSLAACEGALLVVDASQGVEAQTLANVYLALENNLEIIPVLNKIDLPGAEPDRVIREIEEVIGLDCSKAIPCSAKEGIGITEILNAIVERIPPPRDAATSPLRALIFDSYYDPYRGVIVYFRVIDGRIKKGDRIYFMASNKDYFADEVGVLSPNQLQVDELYAGEVGYLSASIRSVADARVGDTITHYDRKAESSLPGYEEATPMVFCGLFPVDADQFPELRDALEKLQLNDAALKFEPETSSAMGFGFRCGFLGLLHMEIVQERLEREYNLSLITTAPSVVYRVNCVDNETVECSNPSLLPEPGQRRSIEEPVVKIEMLTPKDYIGSLMELAQDRRGEFKEMKYITENRASIIYELPLAEMVGDFFDQLKSRSKGYASMEYTFIGYKESELIKLDIQINGEPVEPLSTIVHRDKAYSVGRALTQKLKELIPRQMFKVPIQACIGSKVIASESLSAIRKDVLAKCYGGDISRKKKLLKKQAEGKKRMKAIGKVDVPQEAFMAVLKLEKEVL